From Streptomyces sp. CMB-StM0423, a single genomic window includes:
- a CDS encoding discoidin domain-containing protein, whose protein sequence is MATPTPFPRRRFLLASGATAAGLALGTPGVGAAAPGPGPEALLYHRLLLRHTRWVETQWDAAGRYPLADFGFVSVLGNAVLLTHGTYDADLAGVGRDTLADHTVRTIRHFAATNFWATGATWGGGGYEWGGRVFWDGTFESYFVAAARLLWDQLDAATRAHVDAIAVRGAQYVAGLGAGEDPRSGGWSSNGLTGGHRGDSKIEEMGAKSMPLATGLAYHPDHPDAAAWREWLTRWLSNMTGLPSADRENDTRIDGRPVSEWNTAQNMYEGHVVENHGTYAPMYQQSTGAYPGRNALHFLIAGAPLPEVLAKQPNAAGLWRTMTHLGTASGLSSHPMVADRYHLYGRDVLPLTWRRMGQADPYTARAERMLAAHLEPYLAYPPENRLTKFSGEPKYEPEARAEVAIAYLLHVWRDRLHGDVRPVSEARYWANVAGATDYGAEVGLVAHQSARALAMAVSKAGHVKFAFLPEHDDWLFDVTGASPAFLPGTALAVTGRRVARYTRAADGFDGSATVLRFAQGTAGYATLPTGAVVYATSGLAPDEGRLRLHTLAMPGVRGLDGDRTFHGPGGAVTLAPDGGDGGVDEVRFPAVAARHVRILGARPATQYGYSLWRVEVYAPGTAPGSGTDLARGRTATASSADPAYPPPNATDGDPATRWAVARAERPRADSWLAVDLGAEQRVDRVLLGWEAAYGAEYRVQVSADGTGWRDVAAVPAAHGFAGNWVNVDDRAGFVVRGGSHPIRVTAGSVTLSAGPAAPLVAEGYPAQRAGRTRALAAAPAPTTDAPGVAAALADGHLAVFNLTGTAVQATVHVPAQSDEDPARTVRVDLPAAAATILPPAPGA, encoded by the coding sequence ATGGCGACCCCGACTCCCTTCCCCCGCAGGCGGTTTCTCCTCGCGAGCGGGGCGACCGCCGCCGGACTTGCCCTCGGCACGCCGGGGGTCGGTGCCGCCGCCCCCGGGCCAGGGCCTGAAGCGCTGCTCTACCACCGGCTCCTGCTCCGCCACACCCGCTGGGTCGAGACGCAGTGGGACGCCGCCGGTCGCTACCCGCTCGCCGACTTCGGCTTCGTCAGCGTCCTCGGCAACGCCGTGCTGCTCACCCACGGCACGTACGACGCGGACCTCGCCGGCGTCGGCCGCGACACGCTCGCCGACCACACCGTACGGACCATCCGGCACTTCGCCGCCACCAACTTCTGGGCCACCGGGGCGACCTGGGGCGGCGGCGGGTACGAGTGGGGCGGGAGGGTGTTCTGGGACGGGACGTTCGAGTCGTACTTCGTCGCCGCCGCCCGGCTGCTCTGGGACCAACTCGACGCCGCCACCCGCGCGCACGTCGACGCCATCGCCGTCCGCGGCGCGCAGTACGTCGCGGGCCTCGGCGCCGGCGAGGACCCGCGCAGCGGCGGCTGGTCGTCCAACGGGCTCACCGGCGGGCACCGCGGCGACTCGAAGATCGAGGAGATGGGCGCGAAGTCGATGCCGCTGGCCACGGGCCTCGCGTACCACCCGGACCACCCGGACGCCGCCGCCTGGCGGGAGTGGCTGACCCGCTGGCTGTCGAACATGACGGGACTGCCCTCCGCGGACCGCGAGAACGACACCCGGATCGACGGCCGCCCGGTGTCCGAATGGAACACCGCGCAGAACATGTACGAGGGCCACGTCGTGGAGAACCACGGCACCTACGCGCCCATGTACCAGCAGTCCACCGGCGCGTACCCCGGGCGCAACGCCCTCCACTTCCTCATCGCCGGCGCCCCGCTGCCCGAGGTGCTCGCGAAGCAGCCCAACGCGGCCGGGCTCTGGCGCACGATGACCCACCTCGGCACCGCCTCCGGGCTCTCCTCGCACCCCATGGTGGCCGACCGCTACCACCTCTACGGCCGCGACGTACTCCCCCTGACCTGGCGCCGGATGGGCCAGGCCGACCCGTACACCGCCCGCGCGGAGCGGATGCTCGCCGCGCATCTGGAGCCGTATCTCGCGTACCCGCCGGAGAACCGGCTGACGAAGTTCAGCGGCGAGCCGAAGTACGAGCCGGAGGCGCGCGCGGAGGTGGCGATCGCGTACCTGCTGCACGTCTGGCGCGACCGGCTGCACGGCGACGTCCGGCCGGTGAGCGAGGCCCGCTACTGGGCGAACGTGGCCGGGGCGACGGACTACGGCGCCGAAGTCGGGCTGGTCGCACACCAGTCGGCGCGGGCGCTGGCGATGGCGGTGAGCAAGGCGGGGCACGTGAAGTTCGCGTTCCTGCCCGAGCACGACGACTGGCTCTTCGACGTCACGGGCGCGTCCCCCGCTTTCCTGCCGGGCACCGCCCTCGCGGTCACCGGCCGCCGCGTCGCCCGCTACACGCGGGCCGCCGACGGCTTCGACGGCTCCGCCACGGTGCTGCGCTTCGCGCAGGGCACCGCCGGCTACGCGACGCTGCCCACCGGCGCGGTCGTCTACGCCACGTCAGGACTCGCCCCCGACGAGGGGCGGCTGCGGCTGCACACCCTGGCCATGCCGGGCGTACGGGGCCTCGACGGCGACCGTACGTTCCACGGCCCCGGCGGCGCCGTCACCCTGGCCCCCGACGGGGGCGACGGCGGGGTGGACGAGGTGCGCTTCCCGGCGGTCGCGGCGCGGCACGTACGGATCCTCGGTGCCCGGCCCGCGACGCAGTACGGCTACTCCCTCTGGCGCGTCGAGGTCTACGCTCCCGGCACCGCCCCCGGCTCCGGCACCGACCTGGCCCGCGGCCGTACCGCCACCGCCTCGTCCGCCGACCCCGCGTACCCGCCGCCGAACGCCACGGACGGCGACCCCGCCACCCGCTGGGCGGTGGCCCGCGCGGAGCGGCCGCGGGCGGACAGTTGGCTGGCGGTGGACCTGGGCGCGGAGCAGCGGGTGGACCGGGTGCTGCTGGGGTGGGAGGCGGCGTACGGCGCGGAGTACCGGGTGCAGGTGTCCGCGGACGGCACCGGCTGGCGCGACGTGGCGGCGGTGCCGGCGGCGCACGGCTTCGCGGGGAACTGGGTGAACGTCGACGACCGGGCCGGTTTCGTCGTACGCGGCGGAAGCCACCCGATCCGCGTGACGGCCGGCTCCGTCACCCTCTCCGCGGGCCCGGCCGCCCCGCTCGTCGCCGAGGGCTACCCGGCACAGCGCGCGGGCCGCACCCGCGCCCTGGCAGCCGCCCCCGCCCCGACCACCGACGCGCCCGGCGTGGCAGCCGCGCTGGCCGACGGCCACCTCGCCGTCTTCAACCTCACCGGCACCGCCGTCCAGGCAACCGTCCACGTCCCCGCGCAATCGGACGAGGACCCCGCCCGCACCGTCCGCGTAGACCTCCCGGCCGCCGCGGCCACCATCCTGCCGCCCGCCCCCGGTGCGTGA